From Cellulomonas fimi ATCC 484, a single genomic window includes:
- a CDS encoding LysR family transcriptional regulator ArgP yields MSIDSEQLRTLAAVVAEGSFDAAAQALHLTPSAVSQRIKALEQQVGGVVVRRTRPCLPTPAGEVLVRLAGQVDLLTRDALVELGADAGTDASPDVLGRRRIAVAVNADSLSTWFPAALADLPADLLLDLRREDQDLSATLLRDGTVAAAVTAEQRAVQGCRVRPLGAMRYVAVAAPHARSRWFPAGLDTGSAARAPALAFNRADGLQHAFVRQVLGDAPPLPVHYAPEQGAFVALVQAGLGWGMVPEQAAAGPLADGTLVELEPGRWLDVPLFWQHWSLRTPTLDDLTARVVAAARVLHR; encoded by the coding sequence ATGTCCATCGACTCCGAGCAGCTGCGGACGCTCGCGGCCGTCGTCGCCGAGGGGTCGTTCGACGCCGCGGCTCAGGCGCTCCACCTCACGCCCTCCGCGGTGAGCCAGCGGATCAAGGCCCTCGAGCAGCAGGTCGGGGGCGTCGTCGTGCGGCGGACCCGCCCCTGCCTGCCGACGCCCGCCGGAGAGGTGCTCGTGCGGCTCGCTGGTCAGGTCGACCTGCTCACGCGCGACGCGCTCGTCGAGCTGGGTGCCGACGCCGGCACCGACGCGTCACCCGACGTGCTCGGGCGCCGCCGGATCGCGGTGGCCGTCAACGCCGACTCGCTCTCGACCTGGTTCCCGGCGGCGCTCGCGGACCTGCCGGCCGACCTGCTGCTCGACCTGCGCCGCGAGGACCAGGACCTGTCCGCGACGCTCCTGCGGGACGGGACCGTGGCGGCCGCGGTCACCGCGGAGCAACGCGCCGTGCAGGGCTGCCGCGTCCGGCCGCTCGGGGCGATGCGGTACGTCGCGGTCGCCGCGCCGCACGCGCGCTCGCGCTGGTTCCCGGCGGGGCTGGACACCGGGTCGGCCGCCCGCGCGCCGGCGCTCGCGTTCAACCGCGCGGACGGGCTGCAGCACGCGTTCGTGCGGCAGGTGCTGGGGGACGCCCCGCCCCTGCCCGTGCACTACGCGCCCGAGCAGGGGGCGTTCGTCGCGCTCGTGCAGGCGGGGCTCGGGTGGGGGATGGTGCCCGAGCAGGCGGCCGCCGGGCCGCTCGCGGACGGCACGCTCGTCGAGCTCGAGCCGGGCCGGTGGCTCGACGTGCCGCTGTTCTGGCAGCACTGGTCGCTGCGCACACCGACGTTGGACGACCTCACCGCTCGCGTGGTGGCCGCGGCGCGCGTGCTGCACCGCTGA
- the glmM gene encoding phosphoglucosamine mutase, producing MTRLFGTDGVRGLANRDVTAELALDLSVAAAHVLGASGAFEGHRPRAVVGRDSRASGEFLAAAVAAGLASAGVDVVNVGVLPTPAVAYLTAQLEVDLGVVLSASHNPMPDNGIKFLARGGHKLDDELERAIEARMGEAWDRPVGADVGRIRLDTGRAGDDYVEHLVSTIGVSLEGLRIAVDCANGAASDVGPAALREAGADVVVINASPDGRNINEKCGSTHPEQLLAAVVASEADLGVAFDGDADRCLAVDADGRLVDGDQIMGVLALAMRDAGTLVDDTLVTTVMSNLGLRLAMRDHGVRTVETAVGDRYVLEAMRAGGYALGGEQSGHIIMAAHATTGDGVLTALQLAARVAATGEPLAKLAGIVQRLPQTLVNVAGVDKARAGSDVPLLEAVRAAEARLGDTGRVLLRPSGTEPLVRVMVEAGTQQDADAVARELAGVVSDRLAL from the coding sequence ATGACCCGACTGTTCGGCACCGACGGGGTGCGAGGCCTGGCGAACCGCGACGTGACGGCCGAGCTCGCGCTCGACCTGTCCGTGGCGGCGGCGCACGTGCTCGGCGCGAGCGGCGCGTTCGAGGGCCACCGGCCCCGGGCCGTCGTCGGCCGCGACTCACGCGCGTCGGGGGAGTTCCTCGCGGCGGCCGTCGCCGCAGGGCTCGCGTCGGCCGGCGTCGACGTCGTGAACGTCGGCGTGCTCCCCACGCCCGCGGTCGCGTACCTGACCGCGCAGCTCGAGGTCGACCTCGGCGTCGTCCTGTCGGCGTCGCACAACCCGATGCCGGACAACGGCATCAAGTTCCTCGCGCGCGGGGGCCACAAGCTCGACGACGAGCTGGAGCGGGCCATCGAGGCGCGCATGGGCGAGGCCTGGGACCGTCCGGTCGGCGCCGACGTCGGGCGGATCCGCCTCGACACAGGACGCGCGGGCGACGACTACGTCGAGCACCTCGTCTCCACCATCGGCGTCTCGCTCGAGGGTCTGCGCATCGCCGTGGACTGCGCGAACGGTGCCGCGAGCGACGTGGGACCCGCGGCGCTGCGCGAGGCCGGCGCGGACGTCGTCGTCATCAACGCCTCGCCCGACGGGCGCAACATCAACGAGAAGTGCGGCTCGACGCACCCCGAGCAGCTGCTCGCCGCGGTGGTCGCGTCCGAGGCGGACCTGGGCGTCGCCTTCGACGGGGACGCCGACCGGTGCCTCGCCGTCGACGCCGACGGACGCCTCGTCGACGGCGACCAGATCATGGGTGTCCTCGCGCTCGCCATGCGGGACGCGGGCACGCTCGTCGACGACACGCTCGTCACGACCGTCATGAGCAACCTGGGACTGCGCCTGGCGATGCGTGACCACGGGGTGCGGACCGTCGAGACCGCGGTGGGCGACCGCTACGTGCTCGAGGCCATGCGCGCGGGCGGGTACGCGCTGGGCGGCGAGCAGTCCGGCCACATCATCATGGCGGCGCACGCCACGACGGGCGACGGTGTCCTGACGGCCCTGCAGCTCGCGGCCCGCGTCGCGGCGACGGGTGAGCCGCTCGCGAAGCTGGCCGGGATCGTGCAGCGGCTGCCGCAGACCCTGGTGAACGTCGCGGGCGTCGACAAGGCCCGTGCCGGCAGCGACGTCCCGCTCCTGGAAGCGGTGCGTGCGGCCGAGGCACGGCTGGGTGACACCGGACGCGTGCTCCTGCGCCCGTCCGGCACGGAGCCGCTCGTGCGCGTCATGGTCGAGGCGGGCACGCAGCAGGACGCGGACGCGGTCGCGCGCGAGCTCGCCGGCGTCGTCTCGGACCGGCTCGCGCTGTGA
- the rplM gene encoding 50S ribosomal protein L13, protein MRTYTPKPGDVERTWYVIDATDVVLGRLATHVATLLRGKHKATFAPHVDGGDFVIVINADKVALTGNKRETKLAYRHSGYPGGLRATRYSELLEKHPERAIEKAVRGMLPKSSLAAKQLGKLKVYAGAEHPHAAQQPKPFEITQVAQQA, encoded by the coding sequence GTGCGTACGTACACCCCGAAGCCCGGCGACGTCGAGCGGACCTGGTACGTCATCGACGCGACCGATGTCGTCCTCGGCCGCCTGGCCACCCACGTGGCCACGCTGCTGCGCGGCAAGCACAAGGCCACCTTTGCTCCGCACGTCGACGGCGGCGACTTCGTCATCGTCATCAACGCGGACAAGGTCGCCCTCACCGGCAACAAGCGCGAGACCAAGCTCGCCTACCGCCACTCCGGCTACCCGGGTGGTCTGCGGGCGACGCGTTACAGCGAGCTCCTCGAGAAGCACCCGGAGCGCGCGATCGAGAAGGCCGTCCGCGGCATGCTCCCCAAGAGCTCGCTCGCTGCCAAGCAGCTCGGCAAGCTCAAGGTCTACGCCGGCGCCGAGCACCCGCACGCCGCCCAGCAGCCGAAGCCGTTCGAGATCACCCAGGTCGCGCAGCAGGCCTGA
- a CDS encoding DedA family protein, giving the protein MGSPWMFVVLYLFATIDGFFPPIPSESIVIALAALAMSHGEPNLALVVLVAAAGAFTGDQIAYQIGTKVRVREVRFLRSARAQAAIDWAERALEHRGASFIIAARYIPVGRVAVNMTAGALGYSRRRFTALAGIAALTWGVYSCAIGIGAAAWLGHNPLLAVAAGVVGGILLGVLVDWVLRSWEALVTRRRRRVAVPPVPLRPDGVVPREVVEDDAVA; this is encoded by the coding sequence GTGGGCTCCCCCTGGATGTTCGTCGTCCTGTACCTGTTCGCGACCATCGACGGCTTCTTCCCCCCGATCCCGAGCGAGTCCATCGTCATCGCGCTCGCCGCGCTCGCCATGTCGCACGGCGAGCCGAACCTCGCGCTCGTCGTGCTCGTCGCGGCGGCCGGCGCGTTCACGGGCGACCAGATCGCGTACCAGATCGGCACCAAGGTGCGGGTCCGCGAGGTGCGGTTCCTGCGGTCGGCGCGCGCCCAGGCGGCGATCGACTGGGCGGAGCGGGCGCTCGAGCACCGCGGCGCGTCGTTCATCATCGCGGCCCGGTACATCCCGGTGGGGCGCGTCGCGGTCAACATGACGGCGGGCGCGCTCGGGTACAGCCGTCGACGGTTCACCGCGCTCGCCGGCATCGCCGCCCTGACGTGGGGCGTGTACTCGTGCGCGATCGGGATCGGTGCGGCGGCGTGGCTCGGTCACAACCCGCTCCTGGCGGTGGCGGCGGGGGTCGTCGGGGGCATCCTGCTCGGCGTCCTGGTCGACTGGGTGCTGCGCAGCTGGGAGGCGCTCGTGACGCGCCGTCGCCGCCGGGTCGCGGTGCCGCCCGTCCCGCTGCGCCCCGACGGCGTGGTGCCGCGTGAGGTCGTCGAGGACGACGCGGTCGCCTGA
- a CDS encoding LysE/ArgO family amino acid transporter: protein MLPATLAGFLTGLSLIVAIGAQNAFVLRQGLRREHVLPVVLVCAGADALLVSVGVAGLGSLVADRPVVLQVVRWAGAAFLAVLAVGAARRALRPEHLDPAADGPARRSAVVLTCLALTFLNPHVYLDTVVLLGGLAQQHPAAGGWAFGAGAVVASITWFTTLGFGAARLRPLFARPRAWQVLDVGVALVMAGLAVSLVVG from the coding sequence GTGCTTCCCGCCACCCTCGCAGGCTTCCTCACCGGCCTCTCGCTCATCGTCGCCATCGGCGCGCAGAACGCCTTCGTCCTGCGCCAGGGGCTGCGGCGCGAGCACGTGCTGCCGGTCGTCCTCGTGTGCGCCGGGGCGGACGCGCTGCTCGTCTCGGTCGGCGTCGCCGGGCTCGGCTCGCTCGTCGCCGACCGGCCCGTCGTCCTGCAGGTCGTCCGCTGGGCCGGCGCGGCGTTCCTCGCCGTGCTGGCGGTCGGTGCCGCCCGGCGCGCGCTGCGTCCCGAGCACCTCGACCCCGCGGCCGACGGCCCGGCCCGGCGCTCCGCCGTCGTCCTCACGTGCCTCGCCCTGACGTTCCTCAACCCGCACGTCTACCTCGACACCGTGGTCCTGCTGGGCGGCCTCGCGCAGCAGCACCCGGCCGCGGGCGGGTGGGCGTTCGGTGCGGGCGCCGTGGTCGCGTCGATCACCTGGTTCACGACGCTCGGGTTCGGCGCCGCGCGGCTGCGCCCGCTGTTCGCCCGGCCGCGCGCGTGGCAGGTGCTCGACGTCGGCGTCGCGCTCGTCATGGCAGGGCTCGCCGTGTCGCTCGTCGTCGGCTGA
- a CDS encoding DUF5709 domain-containing protein: MSDETPATRTDPELGSEGDTDQLTGDDTLLERGVDDLLDEGYSPPERERPRSSHYGETPWEEQHRETIDQRIAQEEPEVWEARPRVEGHREELRAGRLVADDGAVEAGPTDTFAVDAGVSGGAASAEEAAVHLIEEEYVDDRRYTEDDDRL, encoded by the coding sequence ATGAGCGACGAGACCCCCGCCACCAGGACAGATCCCGAGCTCGGCAGCGAGGGCGACACCGACCAGCTGACCGGCGACGACACGCTGCTCGAGCGTGGCGTCGACGACCTGCTGGACGAGGGCTACTCCCCGCCCGAGCGCGAGCGCCCGCGGTCGTCCCACTACGGCGAGACGCCGTGGGAGGAGCAGCACCGGGAGACCATCGACCAGCGCATCGCGCAGGAAGAGCCCGAGGTCTGGGAGGCCCGGCCGCGCGTCGAGGGGCACCGCGAGGAGCTCCGGGCGGGACGCCTCGTCGCCGACGACGGCGCCGTCGAGGCGGGCCCGACGGACACGTTCGCCGTCGACGCCGGTGTCTCGGGCGGGGCCGCGAGCGCCGAGGAGGCCGCCGTGCACCTCATCGAGGAGGAGTACGTCGACGACCGGCGCTACACCGAGGACGACGACCGCCTCTGA
- the coaA gene encoding type I pantothenate kinase, with the protein MPPSLTPATPYVDLDRDAWRRLSASTPLPLTDADVDRLAGLGDPIDLAEVDAIYRPISRLLDLYIEATRGLHAASTTFLREDVGGTPFVIGVAGSVAVGKSTTARLLRELLARWPATPRVQLITTDGFLYPNAELERRGLMDRKGFPESYDRRALLRFVSKVKAGRPEVRAPVYDHLTYDIVPGKEIVVSRPDVLIMEGLNVLQPARPTQEGTSNLAVSDFFDFSIYVDARTADIRQWYVDRFLSLRATAFAQPESYFHRYASLSDDEAVERAEGIWDSINAPNLEQNILPTRSRATLVLTKGADHSVERVRLRKL; encoded by the coding sequence GTGCCACCGTCGCTCACCCCGGCCACGCCGTACGTCGACCTGGACCGTGACGCCTGGCGGCGCCTGTCCGCCTCGACGCCGCTCCCGCTCACCGACGCGGACGTCGACCGGCTCGCCGGGCTCGGAGACCCGATCGACCTGGCCGAGGTCGACGCGATCTACCGGCCGATCTCCCGCCTGCTCGACCTGTACATCGAGGCGACGCGCGGCCTGCACGCCGCCTCCACGACGTTCCTGCGCGAGGACGTCGGCGGGACGCCGTTCGTCATCGGCGTGGCCGGGTCGGTGGCGGTCGGCAAGTCGACGACCGCGCGGCTCCTGCGCGAGCTGCTGGCCCGCTGGCCCGCGACCCCGCGCGTGCAGCTCATCACCACCGACGGCTTCCTCTACCCGAACGCCGAGCTGGAGCGACGCGGGCTCATGGACCGCAAGGGCTTCCCCGAGTCGTACGACCGCCGGGCGCTGCTGCGGTTCGTCTCGAAGGTCAAGGCGGGACGTCCCGAGGTCCGGGCACCCGTCTACGACCACCTGACCTACGACATCGTCCCCGGCAAGGAGATCGTCGTCAGCCGCCCCGACGTCCTCATCATGGAGGGCCTCAACGTGCTGCAGCCGGCGCGGCCCACGCAGGAGGGCACGTCGAACCTCGCCGTGAGCGACTTCTTCGACTTCTCGATCTACGTCGACGCGCGCACCGCCGACATCCGCCAGTGGTACGTCGACCGGTTCCTCAGCCTGCGCGCGACCGCGTTCGCCCAGCCCGAGTCGTACTTCCACCGGTACGCGTCGCTGTCCGACGACGAGGCGGTGGAGCGCGCCGAGGGCATCTGGGACAGCATCAACGCCCCGAACCTCGAGCAGAACATCCTGCCGACGCGCAGCCGCGCGACCCTCGTCCTCACCAAGGGCGCGGACCACTCCGTCGAGCGGGTCCGGCTGCGCAAGCTCTAG
- a CDS encoding ABC-F family ATP-binding cassette domain-containing protein, which yields MGHLDIGGVGYVLPDGRPLLDDVTFRVGEGARVALVGPNGVGKSTLLRVVAGDEQPHAGSVQRSGGLGVMRQDVGRIDDDRSVRDLLASLAPPAVRDAAAELAAAELGIMEVDDEPAQMRYAQALVDWADVGGYEAEAGWDRVTDAVLSVPFERAQHREVRTLSGGEQKRLVLEALLRGPDEVLLLDEPDNALDVPTKRWLEERLVASPKSVLLVSHDRELLARVATHVATLEPTAVGASAWVHGGGFATYHQAREDRRSRLEELLRRWEEEHAKLRELVLTLKTKAAFNDGLASRYQAAQTRLRKFEEAGPPMVRVREQSVRVRLRGGRTAKRAVVAQGLELTGLMRPFDLEVWFGERVAVLGSNGSGKSHFLRLLAAGGSDPGPEHVPAGETAVAPVRHTGSVVLGSRVRPGWFAQNHAHPELVGRTLLEILHRGDAHRAGMGREQASRALDRYELVERAEQPYETLSGGQQARLQILLLELGGATLLLLDEPTDNLDLHSAEALEAGLAAFEGTVVAVTHDRWFTRTFDRFLVFAADGSVVETPEPVWDAARVERAR from the coding sequence ATGGGTCATCTCGACATCGGCGGCGTCGGCTACGTGCTGCCGGACGGCCGCCCCCTGCTCGACGACGTGACGTTCCGGGTGGGGGAGGGGGCCCGCGTCGCGCTCGTCGGGCCCAACGGCGTCGGCAAGTCGACGCTGCTGCGCGTCGTCGCGGGCGACGAGCAGCCGCACGCGGGGTCGGTCCAGCGCAGCGGCGGGCTCGGCGTCATGCGGCAGGACGTGGGGCGGATCGACGACGACCGCTCCGTCCGGGACCTGCTGGCCTCGCTCGCACCCCCGGCCGTGCGCGACGCGGCGGCGGAGCTCGCGGCGGCCGAGCTGGGGATCATGGAGGTCGACGACGAGCCGGCGCAGATGCGGTACGCGCAGGCGCTCGTCGACTGGGCGGACGTCGGCGGGTACGAGGCGGAGGCCGGCTGGGACCGCGTGACGGACGCGGTGCTCTCGGTGCCGTTCGAGCGTGCGCAGCACCGGGAGGTGCGGACGCTGTCGGGCGGCGAGCAGAAGCGCCTCGTCCTCGAGGCGCTGCTGCGCGGGCCGGACGAGGTGCTGCTGCTCGACGAGCCCGACAACGCGCTCGACGTCCCGACGAAGCGCTGGCTCGAGGAGCGGCTCGTCGCGTCGCCGAAGTCGGTGCTGCTCGTGAGCCACGACCGCGAGCTGCTCGCGAGGGTGGCGACGCACGTCGCGACCCTGGAGCCGACCGCGGTGGGGGCGTCGGCGTGGGTGCACGGCGGCGGGTTCGCGACGTACCACCAGGCGCGCGAGGACCGGCGCTCGCGGCTCGAGGAGCTGCTGCGGCGGTGGGAGGAGGAGCACGCCAAGCTGCGCGAGCTCGTCCTGACGCTCAAGACGAAGGCCGCCTTCAACGACGGCCTGGCGTCGCGGTACCAGGCCGCGCAGACCCGGCTGCGCAAGTTCGAGGAGGCCGGGCCGCCGATGGTCCGGGTCCGGGAGCAGTCGGTGCGGGTGCGGCTGCGGGGCGGGCGGACCGCGAAGCGCGCCGTGGTCGCCCAGGGGCTCGAGCTCACGGGGCTCATGCGGCCGTTCGACCTGGAGGTGTGGTTCGGAGAGCGGGTCGCCGTGCTCGGCTCGAACGGGTCGGGCAAGTCGCACTTCCTGCGGCTGCTGGCTGCGGGCGGCTCCGACCCCGGGCCCGAGCACGTGCCTGCGGGGGAGACCGCGGTGGCGCCCGTGCGGCACACGGGGTCGGTCGTCCTCGGCTCGCGCGTGCGCCCGGGGTGGTTCGCGCAGAACCACGCGCACCCCGAGCTGGTCGGCCGGACCCTGCTGGAGATCCTGCACCGCGGCGACGCGCACCGGGCGGGGATGGGCCGCGAGCAGGCGAGCCGCGCGCTGGACCGGTACGAGCTGGTCGAGCGGGCGGAGCAGCCGTACGAGACGCTCTCGGGCGGTCAGCAGGCGCGGCTGCAGATCCTGCTGCTCGAGCTGGGCGGCGCGACGCTGCTGCTGCTGGACGAGCCGACGGACAACCTCGACCTGCACTCCGCCGAGGCGCTCGAGGCGGGGCTGGCCGCGTTCGAGGGCACCGTCGTGGCGGTCACGCACGACCGGTGGTTCACGCGCACGTTCGACCGCTTCCTGGTGTTCGCGGCCGACGGGTCGGTCGTCGAGACGCCCGAGCCGGTGTGGGACGCGGCGCGGGTCGAGCGCGCGCGTTGA
- the rpsI gene encoding 30S ribosomal protein S9, with amino-acid sequence MAETTVDIDLEGDETPTSYTSETAAPQGRGQSITAPGQALGRRKEAIARVRLVPGTGQWKINGRTLEDYFPNKVHQQLVNSPLKLVDVEGRFDVVARITGGGVTGQAGALRLGIARALNAIDAEHNRPALKKAGFLTRDARVVERKKAGLKKARKAPQYSKR; translated from the coding sequence GTGGCAGAGACCACGGTCGACATCGACCTCGAGGGCGACGAGACGCCCACCAGCTACACCAGCGAGACGGCCGCCCCCCAGGGGCGCGGTCAGTCCATCACGGCCCCCGGCCAGGCACTCGGCCGCCGCAAGGAGGCGATCGCCCGCGTGCGGCTCGTCCCCGGCACCGGCCAGTGGAAGATCAACGGGCGCACGCTCGAGGACTACTTCCCGAACAAGGTGCACCAGCAGCTCGTCAACTCGCCGCTGAAGCTCGTGGACGTCGAGGGTCGCTTCGACGTCGTCGCGCGCATCACCGGCGGTGGCGTCACCGGCCAGGCCGGCGCGCTGCGCCTGGGCATCGCCCGCGCGCTCAACGCGATCGACGCCGAGCACAACCGTCCGGCCCTCAAGAAGGCCGGCTTCCTCACGCGTGACGCCCGAGTGGTCGAGCGCAAGAAGGCCGGTCTCAAGAAGGCCCGCAAGGCGCCGCAGTACTCGAAGCGCTGA
- a CDS encoding peptide deformylase — protein sequence MSGGGSSRQRDIALRDLVLRLLDSAQGTGKVPIVQAGHPVLRAQALPYDGQLADDELESLVHVMRATMHAAPGVGLAAPQIGLPVAVAVLEDSGPPDGDVAQVRERAPLEFRVLVNPRYAAVDDERRAFYEGCLSVVGYQAVVARPRRVHLVGADERGRPLDEVLTGWPARIVQHETDHLGGVLYLDRAELRSLAAADALGLRWASEPRPTTAALALGFALDGAGGAHASAAGTAADGVDDERDAAQDLPPAPSGQPAPEQPAPEQPAPEQPAPEPAEPDPAHVPAEATVEPPPDHAADADGGTGAPVEGDRVDDRAPEPA from the coding sequence GTGAGCGGGGGCGGGTCCAGCCGGCAGCGGGACATCGCGCTGCGCGACCTCGTGCTGCGGCTGCTGGACTCCGCCCAGGGGACGGGCAAGGTGCCGATCGTGCAGGCCGGGCACCCGGTGCTGCGCGCGCAGGCGCTGCCCTACGACGGTCAGCTCGCCGACGACGAGCTCGAGTCGCTGGTGCACGTCATGCGCGCGACCATGCACGCCGCGCCGGGCGTGGGCCTGGCCGCGCCGCAGATCGGCCTGCCGGTCGCCGTCGCCGTGCTGGAGGACTCCGGTCCGCCCGACGGGGACGTCGCCCAGGTGCGGGAGCGCGCGCCGCTGGAGTTCCGCGTGCTCGTCAACCCGCGGTACGCAGCCGTCGACGACGAGCGCCGCGCGTTCTACGAGGGGTGCCTCAGCGTCGTCGGCTACCAGGCCGTCGTCGCGCGTCCTCGCCGGGTGCACCTGGTCGGTGCGGACGAGCGGGGCCGCCCCCTCGACGAGGTGCTCACGGGCTGGCCCGCGCGCATCGTGCAGCACGAGACGGACCACCTGGGCGGCGTGCTGTACCTCGACCGCGCCGAGCTGCGCTCGCTGGCCGCGGCCGACGCCCTCGGGCTGCGCTGGGCGAGCGAGCCGCGACCGACGACCGCCGCGCTCGCGCTCGGGTTCGCCCTCGACGGTGCGGGCGGCGCGCACGCGAGCGCTGCGGGGACGGCCGCCGACGGCGTGGATGACGAGCGGGACGCGGCGCAGGACCTCCCGCCGGCCCCGTCCGGGCAGCCCGCACCCGAGCAGCCTGCACCCGAGCAGCCTGCACCCGAGCAGCCCGCACCCGAGCCGGCGGAGCCCGACCCGGCGCACGTGCCCGCGGAGGCGACCGTCGAGCCGCCCCCCGACCACGCCGCCGACGCCGACGGCGGTACCGGCGCGCCGGTCGAGGGCGACCGGGTGGACGACCGCGCCCCCGAGCCCGCCTGA
- a CDS encoding methyl-accepting chemotaxis protein: MSSTLSTSPAPTPHQPRWTWTVGRRLVAGYAVALVLMTGIGVVSFVNTQALVTSSGWVEHTHEVLGETDAILSSLKDAETGQRGYLITGVDSYLAPYTAAREEVQDHLDAVRGLTSDNPVQQDRLTELEPLVAAKFAEMQETIDVRDSQGFEAARAIVVSDEGKAVMDQIRGVLEDVRADEQALLEQRAQESAAAAGATKAVVVGGSALAVVVVVALATFLTRSITRPIGELTARLREIADGDGDLTQQVDDSRRDEIGALAAVFNRFVANIAALVRQIGETAGTSSAAAQELSAITAEMSRQSAEAAHQAAAAAAAAEQVSSNVQTVAAASEQMGASIQEIARSASDANAAGHTAVASTDEANATITRLGDSSAAIGGVVALINTIAQQTNLLALNATIEAARAGEAGKGFAVVAGEVKELAQETARATEEITARITQIQADVDVAVAAISTTTHVIGQVNDHQSSIAGSVEEQSATTSEMSNTIAEAAVGATTIADNVRSIADNAQYTVGHIDQIRSSADEVARNSHELDALVGRFRV, encoded by the coding sequence GTGAGCAGCACCCTCTCGACCTCCCCTGCACCGACGCCGCACCAGCCGCGGTGGACCTGGACCGTCGGCCGCCGGCTCGTGGCCGGCTACGCCGTCGCGCTCGTCCTCATGACCGGCATCGGCGTCGTGTCGTTCGTCAACACCCAGGCGCTCGTGACGAGCAGCGGCTGGGTCGAGCACACGCACGAGGTGCTGGGCGAGACCGACGCGATCCTGTCGTCCCTCAAGGACGCCGAGACGGGCCAGCGCGGCTACCTCATCACGGGCGTCGACTCCTACCTCGCGCCCTACACGGCGGCGCGCGAGGAGGTGCAGGACCACCTGGACGCCGTCCGCGGGCTCACGAGCGACAACCCCGTGCAGCAGGACCGTCTCACCGAGCTCGAGCCCCTCGTCGCGGCGAAGTTCGCGGAGATGCAGGAGACGATCGACGTCCGCGACTCCCAGGGGTTCGAGGCCGCCCGCGCGATCGTCGTGTCCGACGAGGGCAAGGCCGTCATGGACCAGATCCGGGGCGTGCTCGAGGACGTCCGCGCCGACGAGCAGGCCCTGCTCGAGCAGCGGGCGCAGGAGTCGGCCGCGGCCGCGGGCGCCACCAAGGCCGTCGTCGTCGGCGGCTCGGCGCTCGCCGTGGTCGTCGTCGTGGCCCTCGCGACGTTCCTCACGCGCAGCATCACGCGGCCCATCGGCGAGCTCACCGCGCGCCTGCGGGAGATCGCGGACGGCGACGGCGACCTCACGCAGCAGGTCGACGACTCGCGACGCGACGAGATCGGCGCCCTCGCGGCCGTGTTCAACCGCTTCGTCGCGAACATCGCGGCCCTCGTCCGCCAGATCGGCGAGACCGCGGGCACGTCCTCGGCCGCGGCGCAGGAGCTGTCGGCGATCACCGCCGAGATGAGCCGCCAGTCCGCCGAGGCCGCGCACCAGGCCGCCGCCGCCGCGGCCGCCGCCGAGCAGGTCTCCTCCAACGTGCAGACCGTCGCCGCCGCGAGCGAGCAGATGGGCGCGTCGATCCAGGAGATCGCCCGCAGCGCGTCGGACGCGAACGCCGCGGGCCACACGGCCGTCGCGAGCACCGACGAGGCGAACGCCACGATCACCCGGCTCGGTGACTCGTCCGCCGCGATCGGCGGGGTGGTCGCGCTCATCAACACGATCGCGCAGCAGACCAACCTGCTCGCGCTCAACGCGACCATCGAGGCGGCGCGCGCCGGGGAGGCCGGCAAGGGGTTCGCGGTCGTCGCCGGCGAGGTCAAGGAGCTCGCGCAGGAGACGGCGCGCGCGACCGAGGAGATCACCGCCCGGATCACGCAGATCCAGGCGGACGTGGACGTCGCGGTCGCGGCGATCTCTACGACGACGCACGTCATCGGGCAGGTCAACGACCACCAGAGCAGCATCGCGGGATCGGTCGAGGAGCAGAGCGCCACGACGTCGGAGATGTCGAACACCATCGCGGAGGCCGCCGTCGGCGCGACGACGATCGCGGACAACGTGCGCTCGATCGCCGACAACGCGCAGTACACGGTGGGCCACATCGACCAGATCCGCTCGTCGGCGGACGAGGTCGCCCGCAACTCCCACGAGCTCGACGCGCTGGTCGGGCGCTTCCGGGTCTGA